The following proteins are encoded in a genomic region of Cryptomeria japonica chromosome 11, Sugi_1.0, whole genome shotgun sequence:
- the LOC131067128 gene encoding replication protein A 70 kDa DNA-binding subunit A-like produces MIEEPVSLDANQYCQMDQVAQLTPTLNIGVENLHNSGTLSQTKVLFGVKRPQSSSGVLSIITPIKNLNPFQTRWIIKVCVTIKKEIHQYNKQTGNGRVFSFNIIDSEGTKTRVSSFNNMADAHYGNIDIGAAYKISGGVVKTANKIYKKLNSGIEITLVPESIVTPCEDDPSIPKNHFSFMPINEILEQSNNSVIDVIGVVICVEPSLTIRKRDGTEVIRRAIKLLDMSQTTIEVTIWGAPSEKEGVQLQQKYYLQETTILAIKSGCVCEYNGKVLSTSSNTHLILNPVILEADKLRTWFDQTVSDTHEPSVKYASLPKPIT; encoded by the coding sequence ATGATTGAGGAACCAGTCTCCCTTGATGCAAACCAGTACTGCCAGATGGATCAAGTGGCACAACTCACCCCTACTTTGAATATTGGAGTAGAAAACCTCCACAATTCAGGGACACTCTCTCAGACGAAAGTACTATTTGGAGTAAAGCGACCCCAAAGTTCAAGTGGGGTATTGAGCATAATTACACCTATAAAGAACTTGAATCCATTCCAAACAAGGTGGATTATCAAAGTTTGTGTGACTATAAAGAAAGAAATTCATCAATACAATAAGCAAACAGGAAATGGTCGAGTGTTTAGCTTCAACATCATAGATAGTGAAGGGACAAAGACACGTGTATCTAGTTTTAACAATATGGCAGATGCACATTATGGTAATATAGACATTGGAGCTGCATATAAGATTTCAGGTGGGGTTGTGAAAACTGctaataaaatttataaaaaactTAACAGTGGGATAGAAATAACTCTTGTGCCTGAATCAATAGTAACCCCCTGTGAAGATGACCCTTCCATTCCAAAAAACCATTTCTCATTCATGCCTATTAATGAAATACTTGAGCAAAGTAATAATTCAGTCATTGATGTTATTGGTGTTGTTATTTGTGTAGAACCAAGCTTAACAATCAGAAAAAGAGATGGAACAGAGGTCATAAGGCGTGCCATAAAGCTACTGGATATGTCTCAAACTACAATAGAAGTTACGATATGGGGAGCACCATCTGAGAAAGAAGGTGTCCAACTGCAACAAAAATACTACCTTCAAGAGACAACAATCCTAGCAATCAAGAGTGGATGTGTTTGTGAATATAATGGAAAGGTATTGAGTACATCAAGTAATACACACCTAATTCTAAACCCAGTGATATTAGAAGCTGATAAATTAAGAACCTGGTTTGACCAAACTGTAAGTGACACACATGAACCTTCGGTCAAGTATGCTAGTTTACCCAAGCCAATTACA